The Micromonospora sp. NBC_01740 genome includes a window with the following:
- a CDS encoding carbohydrate ABC transporter permease: protein MTTLTEAPETAAARETPARRRRRVDRLPYLLLLPCLVIIGVLLLWPLGQVVVMSFHQLNNVRQLRGDREWPWVGFGNYAEILSDPFFLTVLRNTVLFAVANVVLTMILGTLVGLLLNRLGKKMAAFVASCVMLAWATPALTGTIVWKWIFDDTSGLVTWLFNALPDGLSQSLFGRSDWTGYGWFNSPLLFFSILTLVVVWHSFPFIAVSVLAGLKSVPSELHEAARVDGAGPWKVFWKITFPLLRPVFGILIVLSTIWDFKVFTQQFVLAGGTQDRPTFMLSIYSYAEAFSPPPKYGLGAAIAVILTLILLVVTGLYVRMVLKQEEDA, encoded by the coding sequence GTGACCACGCTGACCGAGGCGCCGGAGACGGCCGCCGCGCGGGAGACCCCCGCGCGGCGGCGTCGCCGGGTGGACCGCCTGCCCTACCTGCTGCTCCTGCCCTGCCTGGTGATCATCGGCGTGCTGCTGCTCTGGCCGCTCGGCCAGGTGGTGGTGATGTCCTTCCACCAGCTCAACAACGTCCGACAGTTGCGCGGCGACCGTGAGTGGCCGTGGGTGGGCTTCGGCAACTACGCCGAGATCCTCAGCGATCCGTTCTTCCTGACGGTGCTGCGCAACACCGTGCTCTTCGCGGTGGCCAACGTCGTGCTCACGATGATCCTGGGCACCCTGGTCGGGCTGCTGCTCAACCGGCTCGGCAAGAAGATGGCCGCCTTCGTGGCCAGCTGCGTGATGCTCGCCTGGGCCACCCCGGCGCTGACCGGCACGATCGTCTGGAAATGGATCTTCGACGACACCAGCGGCCTGGTCACCTGGTTGTTCAACGCGCTGCCCGACGGGCTGTCGCAGAGCCTCTTCGGGCGCAGCGACTGGACGGGCTACGGCTGGTTCAACTCGCCGCTGCTGTTCTTCTCGATCCTGACGCTGGTGGTGGTCTGGCACTCGTTCCCGTTCATCGCGGTCAGCGTGCTCGCCGGGCTGAAGAGCGTGCCGAGTGAGCTGCACGAGGCGGCCCGGGTCGACGGAGCCGGACCGTGGAAGGTGTTCTGGAAGATCACCTTCCCGCTGCTGCGGCCGGTCTTCGGGATCCTGATCGTGCTCTCCACGATCTGGGACTTCAAGGTCTTCACCCAGCAGTTCGTGCTGGCCGGCGGCACGCAGGACCGGCCGACGTTCATGCTCTCCATCTACTCGTACGCCGAGGCGTTCTCACCCCCGCCGAAGTACGGTCTCGGCGCCGCGATCGCGGTGATCCTCACCCTGATCCTGCTGGTGGTGACCGGCCTCTACGTCCGCATGGTGCTCAAGCAGGAGGAGGACGCGTGA
- a CDS encoding sugar ABC transporter substrate-binding protein, translated as MNRWKRLAPVTAVVASAAMVLAGCGGSDDDKAADNSKLTVWMMGEGSEAQTKFLDGVETEFRQKHPDTDVVVQYIPWLEAPKKFQAALAGGEGPDITELGNTETQGWAAQEALADVTDRMNGWTEGKDLLPDLVKNAQLDGKQYGVPWYAGVRGMYYRADWFAEAGVKPPTNWDELVAAAKTVQAKKPGTYGIALPGNSELPFYSFLWGAGAEIATQQGDSWKSGYNTPEAQKAVKFWTDLVTVHKVAPPAAAGWNEIDARTQFATGKAAMAFGGSWQQGAIKKDNPEIEKVWGTFPIPGPDGKAAPGFAGGSDVAVWKDSERQDLAWDYLTVLVNKKNDQAFADSLGFFPVYKDLVGGDKYANDKIMSAFATTMQNTKLTPLTPKWVEVSRTKTVTQAMNSSVMKGQKTVEKAIADAAAEMESILNAK; from the coding sequence GTGAACAGGTGGAAGCGGCTGGCCCCGGTCACCGCCGTCGTGGCCTCGGCCGCGATGGTCCTGGCCGGTTGCGGTGGCTCGGATGACGACAAGGCCGCCGACAACAGCAAGCTGACGGTCTGGATGATGGGCGAGGGCAGCGAGGCGCAGACCAAGTTCCTCGACGGCGTCGAGACCGAGTTCCGGCAGAAGCACCCGGACACGGACGTGGTGGTCCAGTACATCCCCTGGCTCGAGGCGCCGAAGAAGTTCCAGGCCGCGCTCGCCGGTGGCGAGGGGCCGGACATCACCGAGCTGGGCAACACCGAGACCCAGGGCTGGGCGGCGCAGGAGGCGCTGGCCGACGTGACCGACCGGATGAACGGCTGGACCGAGGGCAAGGACCTCCTCCCCGACCTGGTCAAGAACGCCCAGCTCGACGGCAAGCAGTACGGCGTCCCGTGGTACGCCGGTGTCCGGGGGATGTACTACCGCGCCGACTGGTTCGCCGAGGCGGGCGTCAAGCCGCCGACCAACTGGGACGAGCTGGTCGCCGCCGCCAAGACCGTGCAGGCCAAGAAGCCGGGCACCTACGGCATCGCACTGCCGGGCAACTCCGAGCTGCCGTTCTACTCGTTCCTGTGGGGCGCCGGCGCGGAGATCGCCACGCAGCAGGGCGACTCCTGGAAGTCCGGCTACAACACGCCCGAGGCGCAGAAGGCCGTCAAGTTCTGGACGGACCTGGTGACCGTGCACAAGGTGGCCCCGCCGGCCGCCGCGGGCTGGAACGAGATCGACGCCCGGACCCAGTTCGCCACCGGCAAGGCGGCGATGGCCTTCGGCGGCAGCTGGCAGCAGGGCGCCATCAAGAAGGACAACCCGGAGATCGAGAAGGTCTGGGGTACGTTCCCGATCCCCGGCCCCGACGGCAAGGCGGCACCCGGCTTCGCCGGCGGCTCCGACGTCGCGGTCTGGAAGGACAGCGAGCGGCAGGATCTCGCCTGGGACTACCTGACCGTGCTGGTGAACAAGAAGAACGACCAGGCCTTCGCCGACAGCCTCGGCTTCTTCCCGGTCTACAAGGACCTGGTCGGCGGCGACAAGTACGCCAACGACAAGATCATGTCGGCGTTCGCCACCACGATGCAGAACACCAAGCTCACGCCGCTCACCCCGAAGTGGGTGGAGGTCAGCCGGACCAAGACGGTGACCCAGGCGATGAACAGCTCGGTCATGAAGGGTCAGAAGACGGTCGAGAAGGCTATCGCCGACGCGGCCGCGGAGATGGAAAGCATCCTCAACGCCAAGTGA
- a CDS encoding GlsB/YeaQ/YmgE family stress response membrane protein, translating into MELTVWGIVTALIVGLIVGALGRLLVPGRQNMPMWLHMLIGVGAALLGTVLARAMGIATSTAGVDWGELLVQVVLAAIAVALVAGVGRRRSVTHR; encoded by the coding sequence ATGGAGCTCACCGTTTGGGGCATCGTCACTGCGCTCATCGTCGGTCTCATTGTCGGCGCTCTGGGTCGCCTGCTCGTGCCGGGCCGCCAGAACATGCCGATGTGGCTGCACATGCTGATCGGTGTCGGCGCCGCGCTGCTGGGCACCGTGCTGGCCCGGGCGATGGGTATCGCCACTTCGACCGCCGGTGTCGACTGGGGCGAGCTGCTGGTCCAGGTGGTGCTGGCTGCGATCGCCGTGGCGCTGGTCGCCGGTGTGGGTCGTCGCCGCAGCGTCACCCACCGGTAA
- a CDS encoding GlsB/YeaQ/YmgE family stress response membrane protein codes for MELTVWGIVTALIVGLIIGALGRLLVPGRQNMPMWLHMLIGVGAALLGTVLARAMGIATETAGVDWGELLVQVVLAAIAVALVAGVGRRRSVTHR; via the coding sequence GTGGAGCTCACCGTTTGGGGCATCGTCACTGCGCTCATCGTTGGTCTTATCATCGGCGCTCTGGGTCGCCTGCTCGTGCCGGGCCGCCAGAACATGCCGATGTGGCTGCACATGCTGATCGGTGTCGGCGCCGCGCTGCTGGGCACCGTGCTGGCCCGGGCGATGGGTATCGCCACGGAGACCGCCGGTGTCGACTGGGGCGAGCTGCTGGTCCAGGTGGTGCTGGCTGCGATCGCCGTGGCGCTGGTCGCCGGTGTGGGTCGTCGCCGCAGCGTCACCCACCGGTAA
- the lepA gene encoding translation elongation factor 4: MPPTLDSGANAPGATDPARIRNFCIIAHIDHGKSTLADRMLQLTGVVDPRQMRAQYLDRMDIERERGITIKSQAVRMPWTIREGDRAGETAVLNMIDTPGHVDFTYEVSRSLAACEGAILLVDAAQGIEAQTLANLYLALENDLHVIPVLNKIDLPAAQPEKYAEELAHLIGGDPADCIKVSGKTGEGVPYLLDEIVRQFKPPVGDAEAPARAMIFDSVYDVYRGVVTYVRVIDGRISARDRIKMMSTAAVHELLEIGVISPEMVKGDALGVGEVGYLITGVKDVRQSRVGDTITINSRPAKEALGGYKDPKPMVYSGLYPIDGSDYPNLREALDKLKLNDAALDYEPETSGALGFGFRCGFLGLLHLEIIRERLEREYNLDLISTAPNVVYRAITEDGEEIVVTNPSEYPTGKIAEVYEPVVRATVLTPNDYVGAVMELCQGRRGSLLGMDYLSADRVELRYTLPLAEIIFDFFDQLKSRTKGYASLDYEPSTEQASDLVKVDILLHGEPVDAFSAIVHKDKAYNYGVTIAAKLRNLIPRQQFEVPIQAAIGSRVIARETIRAIRKDVLAKCYGGDISRKRKLLEKQKEGKKRMKMVGRVEVPQEAFIAALSSDSGDGKAPGKK; this comes from the coding sequence GTGCCACCGACGCTCGATTCCGGCGCGAACGCTCCTGGTGCCACCGACCCGGCGCGCATCCGGAACTTCTGCATCATCGCCCACATCGACCACGGGAAGTCGACCCTGGCCGACCGGATGTTGCAGCTCACCGGCGTGGTCGACCCCCGGCAGATGCGTGCGCAGTACCTCGACCGGATGGACATCGAGCGCGAGCGCGGCATCACGATCAAGAGCCAGGCCGTCCGGATGCCCTGGACCATCCGGGAGGGCGACCGGGCCGGCGAGACCGCCGTGCTCAACATGATCGACACCCCGGGCCACGTCGACTTCACCTACGAGGTGTCCCGGTCGCTGGCCGCCTGCGAGGGCGCGATCCTGCTGGTCGACGCCGCGCAGGGCATCGAGGCGCAGACCCTGGCGAACCTCTACCTGGCGCTCGAGAACGACCTGCACGTCATCCCGGTGCTCAACAAGATCGACCTGCCGGCCGCCCAGCCGGAGAAGTACGCCGAGGAGCTGGCGCACCTGATCGGCGGCGACCCGGCGGACTGCATCAAGGTGTCCGGCAAGACCGGCGAGGGCGTGCCGTACCTGCTCGACGAGATCGTCCGGCAGTTCAAGCCCCCGGTCGGCGACGCGGAGGCACCCGCCCGCGCCATGATCTTCGACTCGGTCTACGACGTCTACCGGGGCGTGGTCACCTACGTCCGGGTCATCGACGGGCGGATCAGCGCCCGCGACCGGATCAAGATGATGTCGACCGCCGCCGTGCACGAGCTGCTGGAGATCGGCGTCATCTCGCCCGAGATGGTGAAGGGCGACGCGCTCGGCGTCGGCGAGGTGGGTTACCTGATCACCGGCGTGAAGGACGTCCGCCAGTCCCGGGTCGGTGACACGATCACCATCAACTCCCGGCCGGCGAAGGAGGCCCTCGGCGGCTACAAGGACCCGAAGCCGATGGTCTACTCGGGCCTCTACCCGATCGACGGCTCCGACTATCCCAACCTGCGCGAGGCGCTGGACAAGCTCAAGCTCAACGACGCCGCGCTCGACTACGAGCCGGAGACGTCCGGCGCGCTCGGCTTCGGCTTCCGGTGCGGCTTCCTCGGCCTGCTGCACCTGGAGATCATCCGGGAACGGCTGGAGCGCGAGTACAACCTCGACCTCATCTCCACCGCGCCGAACGTGGTCTACCGGGCCATCACGGAGGACGGCGAGGAGATCGTCGTGACGAACCCGAGCGAGTACCCCACGGGCAAGATCGCCGAGGTGTACGAGCCGGTCGTGCGCGCCACGGTGCTCACCCCGAACGACTACGTCGGCGCGGTGATGGAGCTCTGCCAGGGCCGCCGGGGCAGCCTGCTCGGCATGGACTACCTCTCCGCCGACCGGGTGGAACTGCGCTACACGCTGCCCCTCGCGGAGATCATCTTCGACTTCTTCGACCAGTTGAAGAGCCGTACCAAGGGCTACGCCTCGCTGGACTACGAGCCCTCCACCGAGCAGGCGTCCGACCTGGTGAAGGTCGACATCCTGCTGCACGGTGAGCCGGTGGACGCGTTCAGCGCGATCGTGCACAAGGACAAGGCGTACAACTACGGCGTCACGATCGCGGCGAAGCTGCGCAACCTGATCCCGCGCCAGCAGTTCGAGGTGCCGATCCAGGCGGCGATCGGCAGCCGGGTGATCGCCCGGGAGACCATCCGGGCGATCCGCAAGGACGTGCTCGCCAAGTGCTACGGCGGTGACATCAGCCGCAAGCGCAAGCTGCTGGAGAAGCAGAAGGAGGGCAAGAAGCGGATGAAGATGGTGGGCCGGGTGGAGGTCCCCCAGGAGGCCTTCATCGCCGCGCTCTCCTCCGACTCCGGCGACGGGAAGGCCCCCGGCAAGAAGTGA
- a CDS encoding DUF4240 domain-containing protein: MRTDDFWQLIDRARAGGGGEPHAVAARAVALLAERDPEDIVGYARHQARVLSASHKVDLWGAAYLINGGVSDEGFHHFRGWLMTQGREVFARAVADPDSLAGLSQVRAASLSGEEFSAAEMLAAPWDAYRRVTAAELPADPELAPVPDLNDFWDFDDEEEAKRRLPKLAALFVEPPAE, translated from the coding sequence ATGAGGACCGACGACTTCTGGCAGTTGATCGACCGGGCCCGGGCCGGCGGCGGGGGAGAGCCGCACGCGGTCGCCGCGCGGGCCGTCGCCCTGCTCGCCGAGCGCGACCCGGAGGACATCGTCGGGTACGCCCGCCACCAGGCGCGGGTGCTGTCCGCCTCCCACAAGGTCGACCTCTGGGGTGCCGCCTACCTGATCAACGGTGGTGTGTCCGACGAGGGCTTCCACCACTTCCGGGGCTGGCTGATGACCCAGGGTCGCGAGGTGTTCGCACGTGCCGTCGCCGACCCGGACTCGCTGGCCGGGCTGTCCCAGGTCAGGGCGGCCTCGCTCAGCGGTGAGGAGTTCTCGGCCGCCGAGATGCTGGCGGCGCCGTGGGACGCGTACCGCCGGGTCACCGCCGCCGAGCTGCCGGCGGACCCGGAGCTGGCGCCGGTGCCCGACCTCAACGACTTCTGGGACTTCGACGACGAGGAGGAGGCGAAGCGGCGGCTGCCCAAGCTCGCCGCCCTCTTCGTCGAGCCCCCCGCCGAGTGA
- a CDS encoding phosphotransferase family protein → MTPTSPPPVPYHATARRPEWATLPAALRTAIGDRLGAPVVAARVAGAGFTRGFAAVLRTAAGDRAFVKAAATAEQPRLVDWYAREAAILDRLPAGLPAPRPRWTLYEAGWFALCLDAVDGHTPRLPWDPAELTATLTGYADVAAALAGAPAGLRELGLPHLADLARDDILWWGEVAAGREPAPPLPAPLRDRLPELVALESRLPAYAAGATGLIHGDLRLDNVLIDGAGRAWFCDWTWLCQGPPWFDLVTLLLTAYADGLDADALFARHPASAGAPPDALDASLAALSGYFLTTAASAPGTASPHLPAHQRWSGEQSLGWLARRQGWT, encoded by the coding sequence GTGACCCCGACGTCCCCGCCGCCCGTGCCGTACCACGCGACCGCCCGCCGGCCGGAGTGGGCGACGCTGCCGGCGGCGCTGCGTACCGCCATCGGCGACCGCCTCGGCGCGCCCGTGGTCGCGGCCCGGGTCGCCGGCGCCGGCTTCACCCGCGGCTTCGCCGCCGTGCTCCGCACCGCCGCCGGGGACCGGGCCTTCGTCAAGGCCGCGGCCACCGCCGAGCAACCGCGACTGGTCGACTGGTACGCCCGGGAGGCCGCGATCCTCGACCGGCTCCCGGCCGGGCTGCCGGCGCCCCGCCCCCGGTGGACCCTGTACGAGGCCGGCTGGTTCGCGCTCTGCCTCGACGCCGTCGACGGGCACACGCCCCGACTGCCCTGGGACCCCGCCGAGCTGACCGCGACCCTGACCGGGTACGCCGACGTCGCCGCCGCGCTGGCCGGTGCGCCGGCCGGGCTGCGCGAACTCGGGCTGCCCCACCTCGCCGACCTGGCCCGCGACGACATCCTCTGGTGGGGCGAGGTGGCCGCCGGCCGGGAGCCGGCACCGCCGCTGCCCGCGCCGCTCCGGGACCGCCTGCCCGAGCTGGTCGCGCTGGAGTCCCGCCTCCCCGCGTACGCCGCCGGCGCCACCGGCCTGATCCACGGCGACCTGCGGCTGGACAACGTGCTGATCGACGGGGCGGGGCGGGCCTGGTTCTGCGACTGGACGTGGCTCTGCCAGGGGCCGCCCTGGTTCGACCTGGTGACCCTGCTGCTCACCGCGTACGCCGACGGCCTGGACGCCGACGCGCTCTTCGCCCGGCACCCGGCATCGGCGGGCGCGCCTCCCGACGCGCTGGACGCCAGCCTCGCCGCCCTCTCCGGCTACTTCCTCACCACCGCCGCCTCGGCGCCCGGTACCGCGTCACCGCACCTCCCGGCGCACCAGCGGTGGAGCGGCGAGCAGTCACTCGGCTGGCTCGCCCGCCGGCAGGGCTGGACCTGA
- the rpsT gene encoding 30S ribosomal protein S20 has translation MANIKSQIKRNRQNEKRRLRNKSVKSSLKTAVRKFNEAAEAGDVEKATILMRDASRKLDKAVSKGVIHSNQAANRKSAIARRVVSLSA, from the coding sequence GTGGCGAACATCAAGTCCCAGATCAAGCGCAACCGGCAGAACGAGAAGCGCCGGCTGCGTAACAAGTCGGTCAAGTCGTCGCTGAAGACCGCCGTCCGGAAGTTCAACGAGGCCGCTGAGGCCGGTGACGTCGAGAAGGCCACCATCCTCATGCGGGACGCCTCGCGCAAGCTGGACAAGGCGGTCAGCAAGGGCGTGATCCACTCGAACCAGGCCGCGAACCGCAAGTCCGCGATCGCCCGGCGCGTGGTGTCGCTCTCCGCCTGA